One Stenotrophomonas oahuensis genomic region harbors:
- a CDS encoding OprO/OprP family phosphate-selective porin — protein MRLTPLFLALTALSAPVAASAAGYDWDNWPTKVAFSDGTELAATGNIAYDWNRFSDSSGIEDADAVRRKEFGATLKKKGVYDAMVYYDFQSDTWLDVFVRFESKAFFGKDVGRFRFGYMKTPVGLDANTSSRAGSFVETALPVQAFYEGRRTGAEWVLERPQYLLQVGAYGGKDLQGDNPGTTQAVRAAWTPFKAAGDVLHLGVAYSEENPRGYRDGRDVHHEASARLRARPEAGLTDIRLVDSGALVTADKIKRTGLEGIWIKGPFSVQAEALQTTVTRDGKPDYTGDGQYAAVSYFLTGESRPYNAGAVANVKPAHAYGAVELLARYSRIDLDDADVFGGRQHDLTIGANWYLTSHFKFQANYVKADASRRGVHTTPEMFEVRAQMHF, from the coding sequence ATGCGCCTGACCCCCCTGTTTCTTGCCCTGACCGCTCTTTCCGCCCCTGTGGCCGCCTCTGCTGCCGGCTACGACTGGGACAACTGGCCGACCAAGGTCGCCTTCAGCGACGGCACCGAACTGGCCGCCACCGGCAACATTGCCTACGACTGGAACCGCTTCTCCGACAGCAGCGGCATTGAAGATGCCGACGCCGTGCGCCGCAAGGAATTCGGTGCCACCCTGAAGAAGAAGGGCGTGTACGACGCCATGGTGTACTACGACTTCCAGTCGGACACCTGGCTGGACGTGTTCGTGCGCTTTGAAAGCAAGGCGTTCTTCGGCAAGGACGTGGGCCGCTTCCGCTTCGGCTACATGAAGACCCCGGTCGGCCTGGACGCCAACACCTCCTCGCGCGCCGGCAGCTTCGTCGAAACCGCGCTGCCCGTGCAGGCCTTCTACGAAGGCCGCCGCACCGGTGCCGAGTGGGTGCTGGAACGCCCGCAGTACCTGCTGCAGGTAGGCGCTTACGGTGGCAAGGACCTGCAGGGTGACAACCCCGGCACCACCCAGGCCGTGCGCGCCGCCTGGACCCCGTTCAAGGCCGCCGGCGACGTGCTGCACCTGGGCGTGGCCTACTCGGAAGAAAACCCGCGCGGTTACCGCGACGGCCGTGACGTGCACCACGAAGCCAGCGCCCGCCTGCGCGCGCGCCCGGAAGCCGGCCTGACCGACATCCGCCTGGTCGACTCCGGTGCCCTGGTGACCGCCGACAAGATCAAGCGCACCGGTCTGGAAGGCATCTGGATCAAGGGCCCGTTCTCGGTGCAGGCCGAAGCCCTGCAGACCACCGTCACCCGCGACGGCAAGCCGGATTACACCGGTGACGGCCAGTACGCCGCCGTGAGCTACTTCCTGACCGGCGAATCGCGCCCGTACAACGCCGGTGCCGTGGCCAACGTGAAGCCCGCCCATGCCTACGGCGCGGTGGAACTGCTGGCCCGTTACAGCCGCATCGACCTGGACGACGCCGACGTGTTCGGCGGCCGCCAGCACGACCTGACCATCGGCGCGAACTGGTACCTCACCAGCCACTTCAAGTTCCAGGCGAACTATGTGAAGGCTGATGCGAGCCGTCGTGGCGTGCACACCACGCCGGAGATGTTTGAAGTCCGCGCGCAGATGCATTTCTGA
- a CDS encoding hybrid sensor histidine kinase/response regulator has translation MYSTSRKRALLLTLLVMVGGTLLSALVAGRYAQQRALDTESAQVRRQLDLYAQTLQQRIDRFGTLPQVMALDPDLQDSLSRPLTEAERQRLNLKLQRANSVTRTSTLTLIDHRGVAVAASNWDQPASNVGEDYSYRPYYQQAMAKGTGRFYGIGMTTAVPGYFLSQAIYDADGKPIGVIAIKIELRALEQEWLQSTDIVMASDAHDVVFLANGDEWRYRLLRPLAPNERAEMLATRQYADRSLQPLRSRTLDVLADGGRMVRVEQPALPRPMLWQTYTLEGPNWKLHLLHDASASGAVGRSTALAAGGIWLALCFLSLFIQQRRRLAAHRQRSRRELESVLQQHAEELRTAQDGILQAAQQADSGLSRSLAHLPQGVVVIDNEQKLVAWNARYLELFRFPSDLVKVGRPIEEIFRFNARRGLLGPGPIDEAIERRLNHLRSGRPHMRESEKDDGTVLEIRGNPLPDGGFVTSYADITAYKNTARELRSLADALEHRVAERTRDLDEARREAERANRYKTRFVASAVHDLLQPLNAARMFVSVLRGKLQGDARELSEHVDAALAAQDAILNSLLDISRLESGTLQTNVRAFALSPLLETLAREFGIAAQSRGLKLEWVDTTAVVVSDEALLRRILQNFLSNALRYTPRGRVLIGCRRDGDQLRIEVHDQGPGIPESLQGEIFEEFRRLNDGVEQERGAGLGLAIVERIGRLLGHRIGLRSTLGKGSVFCVTVALGKAEAVVTPVPVVAPADPGDESPLRQCRVWSIDDDPRVCAATRALLERWGCNVELADGPQAALEIASAFNVPQLLLLDVRMGEWRGPDLYEELCVLWQAWPPVILVTAERDDALKAHAAEQGWGFLPKPVRPPALRALMTQLLVRHRGPGG, from the coding sequence ATGTACAGCACCTCCCGCAAACGTGCCCTGCTGTTGACCCTGCTGGTCATGGTCGGCGGCACCCTGCTGTCTGCCCTGGTCGCCGGTCGCTATGCCCAGCAGCGCGCACTGGACACGGAGAGCGCCCAGGTGCGCCGCCAGCTGGATCTCTATGCACAGACCCTGCAGCAGCGCATCGACCGTTTCGGCACGCTGCCGCAGGTGATGGCGCTGGACCCGGACCTGCAGGATTCGCTGAGCCGCCCGCTGACCGAAGCCGAGCGCCAGCGTCTGAACCTGAAACTACAGCGCGCCAATAGCGTCACCCGCACCTCCACCCTGACCCTCATTGATCACCGCGGCGTAGCCGTAGCGGCCAGCAACTGGGACCAGCCGGCCAGCAACGTCGGCGAGGACTACAGCTATCGCCCGTACTACCAGCAGGCCATGGCCAAGGGCACCGGCCGCTTCTACGGCATCGGCATGACCACGGCCGTGCCGGGATACTTCCTGTCGCAGGCGATCTACGATGCCGACGGCAAACCGATCGGCGTGATCGCGATCAAAATCGAGCTGCGGGCACTGGAGCAGGAATGGCTGCAGAGCACCGACATCGTGATGGCCAGCGATGCCCACGACGTGGTGTTCCTGGCCAACGGCGACGAATGGCGTTACCGCCTGCTGCGCCCGCTGGCCCCGAATGAGCGCGCTGAGATGCTGGCAACCCGGCAGTACGCCGACCGCTCGCTGCAGCCACTGCGCAGCCGCACCCTGGACGTGCTGGCCGACGGCGGCCGCATGGTCCGGGTGGAGCAACCCGCCCTGCCCCGCCCGATGCTGTGGCAGACCTATACGCTGGAAGGCCCGAACTGGAAGCTGCACCTGCTGCACGACGCCAGCGCCAGCGGTGCCGTTGGACGCAGTACCGCGCTGGCCGCTGGCGGCATCTGGCTGGCGTTGTGCTTCCTGTCGTTGTTCATCCAGCAGCGCCGCCGTCTGGCCGCGCACCGCCAGCGCAGCCGCCGCGAACTGGAAAGCGTGCTGCAGCAGCACGCCGAAGAACTCCGCACCGCGCAGGACGGCATTCTGCAGGCGGCCCAGCAGGCGGATAGCGGGTTGAGTCGGAGCTTGGCCCACCTGCCGCAGGGCGTGGTGGTCATCGACAACGAACAGAAGCTGGTGGCGTGGAATGCGCGCTATCTGGAACTGTTCCGTTTCCCGTCTGATCTGGTGAAGGTCGGTCGCCCGATTGAGGAGATCTTCCGCTTCAATGCCCGGCGCGGCCTGCTCGGTCCCGGACCGATTGATGAAGCCATCGAACGCCGCCTCAACCACCTGCGCAGCGGACGCCCGCATATGCGCGAGAGTGAGAAAGACGACGGCACAGTGCTGGAGATTCGCGGCAACCCGTTGCCGGACGGCGGCTTCGTCACCAGCTACGCCGACATCACAGCCTACAAGAACACTGCACGCGAACTGCGTTCACTGGCTGATGCGCTGGAGCATCGCGTGGCCGAGCGCACCCGTGATCTGGACGAAGCGCGGCGTGAGGCCGAGCGGGCGAACCGCTACAAGACCCGCTTTGTGGCTTCAGCCGTGCACGATCTGCTGCAGCCGTTGAATGCGGCGCGCATGTTCGTTTCGGTGCTGCGCGGAAAGCTGCAGGGCGATGCGCGCGAGCTGAGTGAGCATGTGGATGCCGCGCTGGCGGCGCAGGATGCGATTCTTAACAGCCTGCTGGATATCTCGCGCTTGGAATCGGGCACCCTGCAGACCAACGTGCGCGCGTTTGCCTTGTCGCCGCTGCTGGAAACCTTGGCCCGCGAGTTCGGCATTGCCGCGCAGAGCCGTGGACTGAAGCTGGAGTGGGTGGACACCACGGCAGTGGTGGTCAGCGATGAAGCCCTGCTGCGCCGCATCCTGCAGAACTTCCTGTCCAATGCCCTGCGGTATACCCCGCGTGGCCGAGTGCTGATCGGCTGCCGCCGTGATGGCGACCAGTTGCGTATTGAAGTGCACGACCAGGGTCCGGGCATTCCGGAGAGCCTGCAAGGCGAGATCTTTGAAGAGTTCCGCCGGCTCAACGATGGTGTGGAACAGGAACGTGGTGCAGGGTTGGGCCTGGCGATTGTGGAGCGCATTGGTCGGCTGCTGGGCCATCGCATAGGCCTGCGCTCTACGCTCGGCAAAGGCAGCGTGTTCTGCGTGACCGTGGCACTGGGCAAGGCCGAAGCCGTGGTTACGCCGGTACCGGTGGTTGCGCCTGCCGACCCGGGCGATGAAAGCCCCCTGCGCCAGTGCCGGGTGTGGAGCATCGACGACGACCCGCGCGTGTGCGCCGCGACCCGGGCCTTGCTGGAACGCTGGGGCTGCAATGTGGAGCTGGCCGATGGGCCGCAGGCCGCGCTGGAGATTGCCTCGGCGTTCAACGTGCCGCAATTGCTGCTGCTTGATGTGCGCATGGGCGAATGGCGTGGGCCGGATCTGTATGAAGAGCTATGCGTGCTGTGGCAGGCGTGGCCGCCGGTGATTCTGGTGACGGCTGAGCGCGATGATGCGTTGAAGGCGCATGCGGCGGAACAGGGTTGGGGGTTCTTGCCGAAGCCGGTCAGGCCGCCTGCGCTGCGGGCGCTGATGACGCAGTTGCTGGTGCGGCATCGCGGGCCGGGCGGGTGA
- a CDS encoding dicarboxylate/amino acid:cation symporter encodes MHVPTTAPVAAKPLPFYRQLYFQVVVAIVLGAILGHYEPAFAESLKPLGDAFIKLVKMIIAPVIFLTIVTGIAGMTHLRTVGRVFAKSMTYFLFFSTLALIVGMIVAHVVQPGAGMNINPADLDQTAVHSYVEKSHELTLTGFVMDIIPATLVSAFVDGNILQVLFVAVLFGIALALTGEKGRPVLTFLEALTAPVFRLVHILMKAAPIGAFGAIAFTIGKYGVGSLVNLAWLVGSFYITSFLFVAVILGIVCRLCGFSVFKLARYLKAELLLVLGTSSSESALPSLMEKMEKAGCSKSVVGLVVPTGYSFNLDGTNIYMTLAALFIAQATNTELTLGHQIALLLVAMLSSKGAAGVTGAGFITLAATLAVVPEVPVAGMALILGVDRFMSECRSLTNFIGNAVATVVVSRWENALDRDRLALALDGREAELPPLVTDDAPAPLPAPAR; translated from the coding sequence ATGCACGTCCCCACCACAGCCCCCGTTGCGGCCAAGCCGCTGCCGTTCTACCGCCAGCTCTATTTCCAGGTGGTGGTGGCCATCGTCCTGGGTGCGATCCTCGGCCATTACGAGCCGGCCTTCGCTGAATCGCTGAAGCCGCTGGGCGATGCCTTCATCAAGCTGGTGAAGATGATCATCGCGCCGGTCATCTTCCTGACCATCGTCACCGGCATTGCCGGCATGACCCACCTGCGCACCGTGGGCCGGGTCTTCGCCAAGTCGATGACCTACTTCCTGTTCTTCTCCACCCTGGCCCTGATCGTGGGCATGATCGTGGCGCACGTGGTGCAGCCGGGCGCGGGGATGAACATCAACCCCGCCGACCTGGACCAGACCGCGGTCCACAGCTACGTGGAAAAGTCGCATGAGCTGACCCTCACCGGCTTCGTCATGGACATCATCCCGGCCACCCTGGTCAGCGCCTTCGTGGATGGCAACATCCTGCAGGTGCTGTTCGTGGCCGTGCTGTTCGGCATCGCGCTGGCCTTGACCGGCGAGAAGGGCCGTCCGGTGCTGACCTTCCTGGAAGCCCTGACCGCCCCGGTGTTCCGCCTGGTGCACATCCTGATGAAGGCGGCCCCGATCGGTGCTTTCGGTGCCATCGCCTTCACCATCGGCAAGTACGGCGTGGGTTCGCTGGTCAACCTGGCCTGGCTGGTGGGTTCGTTCTACATCACTTCGTTCCTGTTCGTGGCAGTGATTCTGGGCATCGTGTGCCGTCTGTGCGGCTTCTCGGTGTTCAAGCTGGCCCGTTACCTGAAGGCCGAGCTGCTGCTGGTGCTGGGCACTTCGTCCTCGGAATCGGCGCTGCCGTCGCTGATGGAGAAGATGGAAAAAGCCGGCTGCAGCAAGTCGGTGGTGGGCCTGGTGGTTCCGACCGGCTACTCGTTCAACCTGGACGGCACCAACATCTACATGACCCTGGCGGCGCTGTTCATCGCCCAGGCCACCAATACCGAACTGACCCTGGGCCACCAGATCGCCCTGCTGCTGGTCGCCATGCTCAGCTCCAAGGGCGCGGCCGGCGTCACCGGTGCCGGCTTCATCACCCTGGCCGCCACCCTGGCCGTGGTGCCGGAAGTGCCGGTGGCCGGCATGGCGCTGATTCTGGGCGTGGACCGCTTCATGAGCGAATGCCGCTCGCTGACCAACTTCATCGGCAATGCCGTGGCCACCGTGGTGGTGTCGCGCTGGGAAAACGCCCTGGACCGCGACCGCCTGGCCCTGGCGCTGGATGGCCGCGAAGCCGAGTTGCCGCCGCTGGTCACCGATGACGCTCCGGCTCCGCTGCCGGCTCCGGCCCGCTGA
- a CDS encoding GH92 family glycosyl hydrolase: MTLPRRPLARHAVLPLALAFACAATALPALAQDFSTSFEAGQPAPKAATGGLQVKVGNGPATPYAAKSNAGYSGVRALGYRSSGGSARTALFSTDVTIGADTTLSWMVLPEIVGGDTVASTYVSLDLVLDDGSRVSASSARDHHGVALGAQAQGDSKTLYPQQWAHKQVRLGDVPALRGRRVVAVELEVDSAAQAPTAGWIDDIRLGDSARNSAQRPSDWVLTTRGTQSNGTFSRGNNFPATAVPHGFNFWTPVTDAGSLSWLYRWNEQNDAANRPRLQALALSHEPSPWMGDRQTFQVMPSNTRGVPEADRSKRALTFSRDNETARPHRYGVRFDNGIAATIAPTDHAALFRFDFPKGSDANLLFDNVDARGGLTLDPATQTLTGYTDTRSGLSNGATRMFIVASFDRPWRSSGTIKTGRPTGYVKFDPGTEGTVHMRIATSLISLEQARHNLALELASDDDIARVAGRAQDAWDARLGRFDIGAASDDEKTTLYSNVYRLYLYPNSAHENVGTAAAPDWRYASQASAGEDARDDASASRSFAPIRDGKVYVNNGFWDTFRTTWPAYALFTPDDAGTLVQGFLEQYRAGGWVARWSSPGYADLMVGTSSDVAFADAWLKGIQGFDAAEAYQAALRNASVVPPDRHVGRKGMRQSSFRGYASTDTHEGMSWTMEGALNDFGIANMATELAKRADSAAERERYSTEADYFRNRAGTYATLFDPAAGFFQGRTEEGTWRVESAKYDPRVWGHDYTESNGWTFAFTAPHDGEGLAALYGGREALGKKLDAFFSTPETADTSLVGSYGGVIHEMTEARDVRLGMYAHSNQPAHHIPWMYLYAGQPWKTQDHVRTILERLYLGSEIGQGYPGDEDNGETSAWYLFASLGIYPLRMGAPEYVIGSPLFKQARVQLGDGKVLTVNAPANSRENRYVQSLKINGKPWTKTWVPHELIAAGATLDFEMGPQPSRWGTGPDDAPRSLTAPGQRPAGLHDLLGSGAKATLADGSVAADLIDNDADSALGMGDVGTVTFTGLTDGQATLYTLTSGESSIRAAEWVLEARAAGGSWKTVDQRKGEAFQWAQQTRPFKIAQPGKYAEYRLRIKAQGRAELAEVELLAPGAH; encoded by the coding sequence ATGACCCTGCCCCGCCGTCCCCTCGCCCGCCACGCCGTGCTGCCGCTTGCGCTGGCCTTCGCCTGCGCCGCCACCGCCCTGCCCGCTCTGGCGCAGGACTTCAGCACCTCGTTTGAAGCTGGCCAGCCGGCACCCAAGGCCGCTACGGGCGGTCTGCAGGTGAAGGTGGGCAACGGTCCGGCCACGCCTTATGCCGCCAAGTCCAACGCCGGCTACAGCGGCGTGCGTGCGCTGGGTTACCGCAGCAGCGGCGGGTCCGCGCGCACTGCGCTGTTCAGCACCGATGTGACCATTGGGGCCGACACCACGCTGAGCTGGATGGTGCTGCCGGAGATCGTGGGCGGCGATACCGTGGCCAGCACCTATGTCTCGCTGGACCTGGTGCTGGATGACGGCAGCCGGGTTTCCGCCAGCAGCGCCCGCGACCACCACGGCGTGGCGCTGGGCGCGCAGGCACAGGGCGACTCGAAGACGCTGTACCCGCAGCAGTGGGCGCACAAGCAGGTGCGTCTGGGTGACGTCCCGGCCCTGCGCGGTCGCCGCGTGGTGGCAGTGGAACTGGAGGTGGACAGCGCCGCACAGGCCCCGACCGCCGGCTGGATTGACGACATCCGTCTGGGCGACAGCGCCCGCAACAGCGCGCAGCGCCCGTCCGACTGGGTACTCACCACCCGCGGCACACAGTCCAACGGCACGTTCTCGCGCGGCAACAACTTCCCGGCCACCGCCGTGCCGCATGGCTTCAACTTCTGGACCCCGGTGACCGATGCCGGCTCGCTCAGCTGGCTGTACCGCTGGAACGAGCAGAACGACGCTGCCAACCGGCCGCGCCTGCAGGCACTGGCGCTGAGCCATGAGCCCAGCCCGTGGATGGGCGACCGCCAGACCTTCCAGGTGATGCCGTCGAACACGCGTGGCGTGCCGGAAGCCGACCGCAGCAAGCGCGCGCTCACCTTCTCGCGCGACAACGAAACAGCCCGCCCGCACCGCTATGGCGTGCGCTTCGACAACGGCATTGCCGCCACCATCGCGCCCACCGACCACGCCGCGCTGTTCCGCTTCGACTTCCCCAAGGGCAGCGATGCCAACCTGCTGTTCGACAATGTCGACGCGCGCGGCGGGCTGACCCTGGATCCTGCCACGCAGACCCTTACCGGCTACACCGACACCCGCAGCGGTCTGTCCAACGGGGCCACGCGCATGTTCATCGTGGCCAGCTTCGACCGCCCCTGGCGCAGCAGCGGGACGATCAAGACCGGCCGCCCGACTGGCTACGTCAAGTTCGATCCGGGCACCGAAGGCACGGTGCACATGCGCATCGCCACATCGCTGATCTCGCTGGAGCAGGCGCGGCACAACCTGGCATTGGAACTGGCCAGCGACGATGACATCGCGCGCGTGGCCGGTCGTGCCCAGGATGCCTGGGACGCGCGCCTGGGACGCTTCGACATCGGTGCGGCCAGCGACGACGAGAAGACCACGCTGTACTCCAACGTCTACCGCCTGTACCTGTACCCCAACTCCGCGCACGAGAACGTCGGCACCGCGGCCGCACCGGACTGGCGTTACGCCAGCCAGGCCAGCGCCGGCGAGGACGCCCGCGACGATGCCAGCGCCAGCCGCAGCTTCGCCCCGATCCGCGACGGCAAGGTGTACGTAAACAACGGTTTCTGGGACACCTTCCGCACCACCTGGCCGGCCTATGCGCTGTTCACCCCGGACGACGCCGGCACCCTGGTGCAGGGCTTCCTGGAGCAGTACCGCGCCGGTGGCTGGGTGGCTCGCTGGTCCTCGCCCGGCTATGCCGACCTGATGGTGGGCACCAGTTCCGATGTGGCCTTCGCCGATGCCTGGCTGAAGGGCATCCAGGGCTTCGATGCCGCCGAGGCGTACCAGGCCGCGCTGCGCAACGCCAGCGTGGTGCCGCCGGACCGGCATGTGGGCCGCAAGGGCATGCGCCAGTCCAGCTTCCGTGGCTACGCCAGCACCGACACCCATGAGGGCATGTCGTGGACCATGGAAGGGGCCTTGAACGACTTCGGCATTGCCAACATGGCCACCGAGCTCGCCAAGCGGGCCGACAGCGCCGCCGAGCGCGAGCGCTACAGCACCGAGGCCGACTACTTCCGCAACCGCGCCGGCACCTACGCCACCCTGTTCGACCCGGCCGCCGGCTTCTTCCAGGGCCGTACCGAAGAAGGAACGTGGCGGGTGGAGTCGGCGAAGTACGATCCGCGCGTGTGGGGTCATGACTACACCGAATCCAATGGCTGGACGTTTGCGTTCACCGCCCCGCACGACGGCGAAGGCCTCGCCGCGCTGTACGGCGGCCGCGAGGCACTGGGCAAGAAGCTGGATGCGTTCTTCAGCACCCCGGAAACCGCTGATACGTCACTGGTGGGCTCCTACGGCGGCGTGATCCATGAAATGACCGAAGCGCGCGATGTGCGTCTGGGCATGTATGCGCACAGCAATCAGCCGGCGCACCACATTCCGTGGATGTACCTGTACGCCGGGCAGCCGTGGAAGACCCAGGACCATGTGCGCACCATTCTGGAGCGCCTGTATCTGGGCAGCGAGATCGGCCAGGGCTACCCGGGCGACGAGGACAACGGCGAAACCTCGGCGTGGTACCTGTTCGCCTCGCTGGGCATCTACCCGCTGCGCATGGGCGCGCCGGAGTATGTGATCGGCTCGCCGCTGTTCAAGCAGGCCCGCGTGCAGCTGGGCGACGGCAAGGTGCTGACCGTGAACGCACCGGCCAACTCGCGTGAGAACCGCTACGTGCAGTCGCTGAAGATCAACGGCAAGCCGTGGACGAAGACCTGGGTGCCGCATGAGCTCATTGCCGCCGGGGCCACGCTGGACTTCGAGATGGGGCCACAGCCGTCGCGCTGGGGCACCGGCCCAGATGATGCGCCGCGTTCGCTCACTGCACCGGGTCAGCGACCGGCGGGGCTGCATGACCTGCTGGGCAGTGGTGCGAAGGCTACGCTGGCCGATGGTTCGGTGGCCGCAGATCTGATCGACAACGATGCCGATTCCGCGCTGGGCATGGGGGATGTCGGCACGGTGACGTTTACCGGGCTGACCGATGGCCAGGCCACGCTGTACACGCTGACCAGCGGTGAGAGTTCGATCCGCGCGGCGGAGTGGGTGCTGGAGGCACGTGCGGCCGGTGGCAGCTGGAAGACAGTGGACCAGCGCAAGGGCGAGGCATTCCAGTGGGCGCAGCAGACGCGGCCGTTCAAGATTGCGCAGCCGGGGAAATATGCCGAGTACCGGCTGCGGATCAAGGCGCAGGGACGTGCGGAGTTGGCCGAGGTGGAGTTGTTGGCACCCGGAGCGCATTAA
- a CDS encoding NADP-dependent malic enzyme, with protein sequence MSNEDFKQAALDYHRMSPPGKIKVSATKPMLTQRDLSLAYSPGVAHACEAIMADPQQASELTARGNLVAVISNGTAVLGLGNIGPLAGKPVMEGKGVLFQKFAGIDVFDIEINENDPDKLVDIIASLEPTFGGINLEDIKAPECFIVERKLRERMNIPVFHDDQHGTAIIVGAAVLNAMVVTGKKIEDVKLATTGMGAAGISCVNMLVSLGVKKENILAFDREGVIHTGRTDLDPEKARYARDTDKRTLAEIVDGADIFLGLSAPGILTADMVKTMAKDPVIFALANPTPEIMPEVARSVRPDALIGTGRSDYPNQINNVLCFPYLFRGALDVGATAINEEMKIACVHAIAAMARREASDLGSAYGDTPSFGRDYLIPRPFDRRLLVELSAAVAQAAMDSGVATRPVADMGAYREKLAQFVYRTSLMMKPVYDRARADKQRVVYAEGEEEVVLRAVQNVVDEGIARPILIGRPDVIESRIERLGLRLKAGEDFDVTNINDDPRFNDYWQYYHSLTGRRGVTVAAAKNLMRSRPTLIAAVMVARGEADAMLTGVVGRFHKKLGYVRSVLPLEPKVTSTSAMTGVINQQGVFFFVDTHVQEDPTAEQICEATLQAAYRMKLFGIEPKVALLSHSNFGSHDSKDALKMRQVRSLLLKRNPRLNVDGEMQGDTAWDEALRQKLLPDSTLKGRANLFVLPNLEAANIAYNLVRVFTDGVAIGPILMGVAKPVHILTTSATSRRILNMTAIAAVDAQIRKQLEEEKNAGN encoded by the coding sequence ATGTCCAACGAAGACTTCAAGCAGGCCGCCCTCGATTACCACCGCATGTCGCCGCCGGGCAAGATCAAGGTCTCGGCGACCAAGCCGATGCTGACCCAGCGTGACCTGTCGTTGGCCTATTCGCCGGGCGTGGCGCATGCCTGCGAGGCCATCATGGCCGACCCGCAGCAGGCCAGCGAGCTCACCGCACGCGGCAATCTGGTCGCGGTCATTTCCAACGGCACCGCCGTGCTCGGCTTGGGCAACATTGGCCCGCTGGCCGGCAAGCCGGTGATGGAAGGCAAGGGCGTGCTGTTCCAGAAGTTCGCCGGCATCGATGTGTTCGACATCGAAATCAATGAGAACGACCCGGACAAGCTGGTCGACATCATTGCCTCGCTGGAGCCGACCTTCGGCGGCATCAATCTGGAAGACATCAAGGCTCCGGAGTGCTTCATCGTTGAGCGCAAGCTGCGCGAACGCATGAACATTCCGGTGTTCCACGATGACCAGCACGGCACCGCGATCATCGTGGGCGCGGCCGTGCTGAACGCCATGGTCGTCACCGGCAAGAAGATCGAAGACGTGAAGCTGGCCACCACCGGCATGGGCGCTGCAGGCATTTCCTGCGTGAACATGCTGGTGTCACTCGGTGTGAAGAAGGAAAACATCCTGGCCTTCGACCGCGAAGGCGTGATCCACACCGGTCGCACCGACCTGGACCCGGAAAAGGCCCGCTACGCGCGCGACACCGACAAGCGCACCCTGGCTGAAATCGTCGATGGCGCAGACATCTTCCTGGGCCTGTCGGCCCCGGGCATCCTCACCGCCGACATGGTCAAGACCATGGCGAAGGACCCGGTGATCTTCGCGCTGGCCAACCCGACCCCGGAAATCATGCCGGAAGTGGCGCGCAGCGTGCGCCCGGACGCCCTGATCGGCACCGGCCGTTCGGACTACCCGAACCAGATCAACAACGTGCTGTGCTTCCCGTACCTGTTCCGCGGTGCGCTGGACGTGGGCGCGACCGCGATCAACGAAGAAATGAAGATCGCCTGCGTGCACGCCATTGCGGCGATGGCACGCCGTGAGGCCAGCGACCTGGGTTCCGCTTACGGCGACACCCCGAGCTTCGGCCGTGATTACCTGATTCCGCGTCCGTTCGACCGCCGCCTGCTGGTGGAACTGTCCGCCGCCGTGGCCCAGGCCGCGATGGATTCTGGCGTGGCCACGCGTCCGGTGGCCGACATGGGCGCGTACCGCGAAAAGCTGGCGCAGTTCGTGTACCGCACCAGCCTGATGATGAAGCCGGTGTACGACCGTGCGCGCGCTGACAAGCAGCGCGTGGTGTACGCCGAAGGCGAAGAAGAAGTGGTGCTGCGCGCGGTGCAGAACGTGGTCGACGAAGGCATTGCCCGTCCGATCCTGATCGGCCGCCCGGACGTCATTGAATCGCGCATCGAACGCCTGGGCCTGCGCCTGAAGGCCGGCGAAGACTTCGACGTCACCAACATCAATGACGACCCGCGCTTCAATGACTACTGGCAGTACTACCACAGCCTGACCGGCCGTCGTGGTGTCACTGTGGCTGCCGCCAAGAACCTGATGCGCTCGCGCCCGACCCTGATCGCGGCGGTGATGGTGGCACGCGGTGAAGCCGATGCCATGCTGACCGGCGTGGTCGGCCGCTTCCACAAGAAGCTCGGTTATGTGCGCAGCGTGCTGCCGCTGGAGCCGAAGGTCACCTCGACCTCGGCGATGACCGGTGTGATCAACCAGCAGGGTGTGTTCTTCTTCGTGGACACCCACGTGCAGGAAGACCCCACTGCCGAACAGATCTGCGAGGCCACCCTGCAGGCGGCGTACCGCATGAAGCTGTTCGGGATCGAGCCGAAGGTGGCGCTGCTGTCGCACTCCAACTTCGGCAGCCACGATTCCAAGGACGCGCTGAAGATGCGTCAGGTGCGTTCGCTGCTGCTCAAGCGCAATCCGCGTCTGAACGTGGATGGCGAAATGCAGGGCGACACCGCGTGGGACGAAGCGCTGCGCCAGAAGCTGCTGCCGGACAGCACGCTGAAGGGCCGTGCCAACCTGTTCGTGCTGCCGAACCTGGAAGCGGCCAACATCGCCTACAACCTGGTGCGCGTGTTCACCGATGGTGTGGCGATTGGTCCGATTCTGATGGGCGTGGCCAAGCCGGTGCACATCCTGACCACCAGCGCGACCTCGCGCCGCATTCTGAACATGACCGCGATTGCGGCGGTGGATGCTCAAATCCGGAAACAGCTGGAAGAAGAAAAGAACGCCGGCAATTGA